The segment TCTAGTAACAACTGGAGTTGCGATTGCAGGTGTAGCAATAACAATATTTATGACTATAAAATAGAAAAAGCCCCTCCGATTAAGGAAGGGCTTTTAATTTACATCTTTTCCAATTTAATATTATTCGCGCTAATTAAGATTGATTTTTCCATTACCTTTACCTTTGTTTTAGACTGATTATCTTTAGATACGACCTCAAATGTTGCCACTAGAATCCCCTCCTTTATAATTTTTCACAAAGATCTATAAAACTTACCCATCGCCTCAGCAGCTTCGTAACGATCTTTCCCGGTTAACTCCACAAACTTGTTCCCTTTAAGACCTTCTTTAGATCCCCCGCAAACGAGAATTTCCTTTGCTACTTGGACTTGAGTTGCAGTAGTTCTTAGAAAAATTGGTACTTTCAACTTTCCTGCAATAAGCTCTGCAGAAGGGAAATCAGAATACTGATTAATGACAATTGCTTTCTCTAACATAAATGGTTCCTCCTTTTTAGGTGGTACTGGTTTAGGTGTGGGCTTTGGTTTAGCCGGAGCCGGATTAATCGGAATTACCCCGTGTGTCATGTCCAGAAGTACTTTGTAGTAAGATGCCCTCGTCACCATTGGAGCAGGACAGTTTTTCCCTGTTACGTCATAATGACGTACAAAACGGTTATATGTGTCTTTCAACTGAGGGAAGCGTTTTTGTAACATTTGATGGACCAATGCAGTTCTTTTAAGTGTATTGGGATGAATAGATCCATCACTTTCCTGACACATTTCTACACTTATAGTTAAAAGGTTTGCGTTACCCCCTGGATATTGAGGGCTTGTCGCACGTAAGGTGGATAATAACGGTCCTTGTCGTCTATCGTTTGCTTGGAAACACACTTCATCCAGAGGAACAAGTTCTAAAGCCTCAACCTTGTCTACAAATATATGTGCGCTGGCATACCTTTTCTTATCTTCTGGTTGTTTATCATTTAGATCAGGTAATGAGCTATCGAAATAGGTAAAGTGGTTAGCTGCGGAAGCCCCATGATTTGCAGTAGCGTGGTCAATAACCGCTTGGACCCTGAGTAGTTTAATTCCTGGTCTTGTAGTAGGATGTCTACGGATGTGCCTCTTTTTATAATTCAAAGTAACCATAAAGATCTCTCCTTTCAAAATGAAAAAGCCACCACGAATGGCAGCTTAAATTTCTTCCTTCTTTTCTTCCTCTTGAATAACATGGAGTTTTTCACTGATAACCTTTGGAACTCTGACACCTACTTGAGCAAGGTTTTCAATAATCGACAGAATTTCATTTGCCAAATAAAAAAGAACCGTAGCATATGCCACCGCTCCATTTAACCCAAGAATATTATCTATTACATTTGCAACAATGATGACCCCAAACACTAACATTTTTCTGGCATAACCGAATAATGCATTTCGGCTTCTTAGCCGTTTTAATTTGATTGCTTTAAATATGCCTGTAATGATATCAATAAGCATAAGTAGAGCTAGAAAATCCAAAAACTTCACTCCGCCAAATAGGTATGCTTGTACGATTTGTAAACTTTCAATGTTTATCCACATTTTATGTTCTCCTTAAGTTAAGAGCCAAATGCTCTTTTTGTTATTCTGATAATCGAGTAGCTAAATGCTGTTTTACAATGCCTGTTAATGCTGGAATAGATTCGTTGCCTCGATACTCTTCCGAGGTCAAAGGAATAATCCCATTTATGTTGATGTTTCTTTCTGCTGTGTGGCCACTAAAGCTTATTTGTACAGAACTTACTTCTCCCTCATCCGTCCATTGCACATTGGTAGATCTAATTTGAATAATCATTCTTCATCACTCTCCTCATCTGCATTTTCAAAAGCTTCACAAAGGTGGTCCAATACAAAGGCTTCTCTCCCACTTACTTCTCCTTCATAATCCAGAACAATGGGTTTTATAGTCTTTAACATTCCATGGTAATCACCGCCCTCAAGCACATACTCTTCTTCAAACAACTCGTCCTGTTGCTTTTTAAAGCCCTTGATATCTTTAATGGCAAATCCTGTTTCTGTCCTGTTTGGTTGCCCTTCTTCATCCACCCCGGCATACTCTTTGATAAGTGCCATCTCTTCTGCACTAATCTGTTTATATTTTTCTTGCAACGTGTTTACCAATCTGATGCGATGTCTATTTTGTTTTCCTTTTAGGGATAGATTGACTAGAAATGTAATGATTTCTCCAATGTACGCATATTTCAATTTGATTTTCATTATGTTTTCCTCCAATTAAAAACAGACAAAGGATATTTCCTCTGCCTGTTTCGCCTATTTTTTTATTTAGAATGGTATGCTTAGAAAATATAATCTGCTGCCACTTTCCCCAGGGAAGTCGCTGATCTCTTCCTCGTAGTTAAGAAAAACATGTTTCTCGATATCGGGCAGATAATAGACTAGTTCATAACGTTTGATAGTTGGTGTGACAGTTCTTAAATACTCACCAACAAGCTCGGCTTCAATGGTTAGATGTTCTTCGCCTGTTGATGGATGTGTGGTGGGAATCATACCATAAACAGGGTTATCATCAGTTAACCTATATCGTTTCCCATCCAAATCATTCACATAGATATGTTCCTTATGTTCCTCTTCTAAAAAACGAAAAATGTACGTAACTTCTTTTTGCCAATTGATTGTCCGGGCCATAGATTAAGTAGTCCTCCTCATAGTATGAACACTAACGCCGTCTACATAAAACTGAATGCTGCCATTATTGATTCTGATATAGTTGTTGTTGTCCCTCATAATACGTAAGTCCCCGCCTGTCATATCTATTTGAGCATCTCCTATGCCTAGGAAGAACTTTACCGGATCAATTAATCCCCTTAATCTATTGATATTCAAATTTCCTTGCACGTTAATCCCCCTGCCGACACCAGGAGTAAGGTTGATATCTCGCCCTCCTGAAAGAACTATATCCCTTGAAGCATATAAAGTAGCATCATGCGTATTTGCATTTATTCTACTAAACTGCAAACTAGACCAAGGCAACCCGTTTTCTTCTGAACGCAATTGAATTCCATTACTGTCTGTGACCATAGTTACTAAGGAACTACTAGAAAACAGGCCTTCCCCATTGGAAAGTCGTGCAATCCGATTCGCATTTGTGGATTCAACTCTATCTGCAGATAGCGAAATAGAACCTTGACTCCCAACAGTAGAGATATTTACTCCAGAGATATTACCAGCTGTGACAGTACCCAAGTTTGCACTAAGTGCAGATAAGGAGGTTACACTTATCTGATTAGCAGTGACGGTATTGGTCCGAATTCTTCCTCCGTTTATTTCCGTTGTGTTGCCCCAGACCCAATTATCTACTAACCGAGCTGAACGTGATGCCTTAATAACAGATAAAGGATCCACTTCTTGCACTTTAGGATTCGCAACCCAAACCTGTCTGACTGTTCCGGCATTCGACCAATTTAAAAACCTGATCCGGATTCGTCTTATATTTGGCCGGAAACGTGCTATTTGGCCTACACCGTTACCGACTCCTATCACATCAGTCCCTAGTGTACCAGATGGCATGATATATCCAACTAATTGTACCCAATCCGTCGGAACCTCTGGAGCAGAATAAAAATAAAAGTTTGTGTTATTTGCAGTTACAGAGCCATTACTTACGTTTATTTGATCAAATCCAACATTGATACTGTTTTCGTCAAGTCCAGTCAATCCAAAATATATCCGCCCAGCGTTTGCGCTTTTCTTTATCCATAACGATACCTCATAAGCCTTGGAAGTATCTATGTCAAAGTATCCGCTGTAATTTTGCGTATCAGTCGAAACGCTTGACTGTAATACGGGAACACTAAGACCATCAAACGAATGATTAACCACACTTAATCCAGAAGCGTTCCACCTTCCGATTCCTTTTCCTGCGGTAGGATTGTCCACAAGGTTGCCGGTGTTTTGATTTGTGTACACAATCGCTTCGTCACGGGCCGAATTCGCTTTGCTCTGTGCCCCTGTTGGAGTTTCCTTTGTGGAAGGGTCATAATTATTACTGAAAGTCACGTTACCATCTATATGAATTCTAGATGAGAGAATCCTTGTTCCCTCTGTACTGAGATTAATGGCAGCGACTACTCCATTTTTTTCTACTCTTGCATTTAATTCACCTGGTAGTAAGGCTAGGGTAGTCTCTGCGGTGCTCATACGTCCTGTTAAGCTGTTTACCTCTTGTTGTGATGCTTTTGCATTTATCTGTCCAGGTAAGATTTGAAGGGATGCTTCTGCCGATGTTAGTCTTGCATCAATATCTTCTGGTGCAGGAGTCCAATCCGTAGCTTTATTACCAAACTCTAGTTTCACTTCTTTTAAACTGACGTTTCCTGTAGCATCCCTCATTAGTACGGTGTAGGAAGCTATATTAGAAATTTCTTTATCTTGAATAAGTACTGTTCGGACATATTTTTTCCAATCACTCGTTCCAGCTTGTACAACCCTTTGACCAAGGCTAATATACATTATGGAATTATCAGCAAACCTTATTCCCATTTCCACGCCTAACCATGGGTTGCTTGTTCCATAGGCTAAATCCGTGGTTTTGACTAAAAAAGAAAGGGTTACAAATCTCCCTTTCATTTCCTTGATTGTTGATTCAGAAAGGGACATTCCATGCGATGACTTAGGATGTGATTGTCCTAAACTAGTAACGTTCCAATCAAATTGTTGGTTAGTGTTCCTTAATAAATTCCTTCCACCAATCTCCAAGTTGTTTAGATCCGCACGAACCTCACTAACACTAGCCACAATTTCGTTTGCTTTAATATCGAGATTGGCAATTTGACTTTTAGCAGAATTTAATTCTCCGGTTAGAGAATTAATTTCTGTCTCAGTGTTAGAGACACGGGTGGTGACACCTGAAAGGGCCACATCAAGTTGAGACATCTTATTGTTATATACGTTAGTGTCTATCTTCTTTCCAAGTTCAACATTAACTTCAGACTTGGTGTAAACATCTGAAGCATTTGCTTTGAAAGATACCTGACCAGCAAGAAGTTCGATGCTCCCTTCAGTCGTTGTGACTCTTCCCGTCAAGGTGTCCACCGTGTCTTTATTGGCTTTGCCGGAGAGAATGCCAGCCTGTTGTTCAATGGTGATTTGTTGTTCAGTAACCACACCATTCAAAACGGATAACTCGTTGATAGTGGTGCTTATACGGCCATTGATGGTATCCACGTTTTGCTCCACATTCACAATTCGATTTCCATTTACTAAGAGATCGAGTTCCAATTGATTTGCACGTAATAACAAATCATCGGCAATACCTTGAACTCGTGAAATTTCTGAATTAACATCACCAATACGATTATTCAGGTCTTCTAAAATCGCTTGTTCTGCTGCTTCTATTTCCGCCCTGGTGTATCCCCTTGCTTCCGTGATTAATTCCTCTTTGGCACTCTCCACCACAATGTCTGTATACCATGTAGAGTCATCATACACACTTCGGTCTTTTTGATCTACGGTTTCCTTATCATAGGCCCCCACTTCTTCAGCAAACGTAGGAGTCGCTTTCTCCCACTTCTGGGCATAGTGGTTCCAAGTGAAGATAACGTCTAGTTCTCCACTAGTATCTACCCATACCATTCCTTGACGTGGGTTAGGTGGGGGGGTGTCTCTTCGGATGACTTTCTGACCGTATAAGATTTGGAGTTGCAAGAAAGTTTTCATCAGATCTTCTTCGTTATACTCAATAAAGTCACCCAGGACGTATTTCCGTTTTACTTTACCAGCTGCAATGGATCGTTGAATTTCAATAACCCGTGCTTCTAAATACAATGGGGGCACATAGGAAGTATCAATGATGCGATTTGTATCACCCAGACGGACCTTTTCATGGGTGTACCCAAACACTTCCTCCATCGCTACTGCCTCGGCTGTATATTGGACTGTGGTGTTTATACGCTTGTCCAATTGTGCTTCCCCAAGCTCCTTTAAGCGTGCTGTAGTTACGTTATCATCAGAAATAGACGGTTCATAATCTTCCCATAGGTGATTACCATCCCGGGACCATCGTTTCCTAGCTTCCTCGTTTTTAACTTCAACGATTAGCCTGTCACCGTCCTCCTGCTCCGGTCCCAGCACCCGAAGGGCAGTAACGATATCAGCGTTTTCAATGCGCTCTACACCAATGAGGTCTTTCCCTATCCTGGTTTCTTTCTTGGTGTCCTCTCCGCGTTTTTTAATCATATCTACGTATCTACCTACAATACGGCTACCATCTACTACTATTCGGAAACGAAGTTCCAAACCATATAAACTAGCAAGCTGCTTCAACGTCTGGTAAGGATCCTGATAACCCTCAATGGTTACTTTCCGTATTCCGGCATACTCTGTGATACCACGTTGCCATCCAGTGCCAGCTAACGTCCAATCCATCGACATATTGACTGTCTGGCCTTCTAAAACTATTGGAGAAATCCTCTTGCTTTTTTTTAACTCAATGTAAGAGGCCACTGTCTTTACTTGTTTCTTTTTGTTTAGTTGGATCGTATCCAAAATGATGAATTCCCTATAATGGCCATCGTCATCCGGAATAATCACTCGGTTACGCCTGGTAGCATGTGCAGCATTTGGTGTGGTTGCTAGAATAGTGAAATCATAGGTTTCGAAGTTCTTAATATTATCAATGTGTATATCATCAAAAAAGGCGGGGGCATTAATTTTGTTTTCCAAAGTGCATAGTATTTCATCGGTTTGATGATGTAACAAATGTATTTGACTAATGGTAAGGTCCCCTCACTTTTGCTTCGACGTCTACAGCATCTCCAGGAGAAATGACTAGGGCGGTATCGCCCGGCTTGATTGGGAAGAAGGAAGAGATAAAATCACCTTTCAGCTTCTTCATATCTTCACCGTTTATTAGGATCAAGTCTTTTTTAAAGTCCATTACAATCTCGTCTCCTGGTTGGGCGATGTTAGGCACCACCGCACCGGATAGATCGTTTACTTTTTCAACCCATATATGATTTACCGTCATGTAGGCTGGTGTATTTTGCCCACTAACAGCAGCATGAATTTTAATTCCTGCAAGGTTTGCAGAAACACTCTCATCCAAGATAGACCCTTGCATTTCCCCGACATGCTGATTGGAAATGTTGGCTACATACGCTTCCCATTTCCCTTTTACACGCTTGAGTCGAAGGATTCCCGTAAAGAAATCAAACATCTTAGGATCCGCAGGTTGTCCAGCGATGATAAAGGTACCGCCAAACAACGGACCCACTCTCGCTTCAGCTTGTTGTTTGTATTCGTAACGGTGGATATCTTTGAATGCCAATTTTCCAAAGGCATTTCCGTTTTCATCTAACAAGTAAAGCTCAATCCTACCCACACCATCATTGCTTGGAGAATAAAAGGTACACTGCATGACCACTTGGAAATCTTGTAATGGTTGTGAAACGGATTTTTGTAATGCAGGTCCGTGCCAAGCTTCTCCTGTTCCAAAATTACTAACTCTAAATCCATTTTCTGTAGCTTGGAAACTACCCGAAATGACTCCTCCATCCACATTATGAGCATTTGTCCAGCCAATCAGAGTGCGCATAGTATCGGATAGAATGGTTTCTGTAGGATTGACAATGGTTTCTTCAACCGTTACTGGTCTACCAATTCTCATGTACTTATCCGGACCAATGATATCCAAGTGTGTAATTGGTTTCTTAACTAAAAACTTAAATTCTGGATATGCTTCAACGGTTCCTGGGTTGGTCATGATTAACGTAAATGTGCCACTTGTTGATGCAGACTTTGTAAAGGTAAGTTGTGGTCCATATTTGAAAGGATCTGCACAAATAAAAGTAAGAAGCCCTTTCCCTTTATCCAGAACTTCCTCCAAGTTTAACTCTCCGGTGAGTTCTGCATAATACACTCGATCCGGTTCATCTGGAAAAACAAGATTCCTAGGGCCGTCCTTAATCAACCACTTGGCTAAATCTTCTTTAACTTTTTGTAGATTAAGTGCCCCTATCCCTCTGACTTCCACTGGGACGTATAGAATTCTAACTTTTCTCTTCTTCTCGACAGCAATACCGCCCGCGCTACCTGGCACCTCAATTATTTCATGTTCAATCGGAGCCCAGGATGGTCGCTCCACCCCTCTTAATGCCCTGATATAGGACTTGGTAATGTTATCATAATAGAAACTCAAGTTATCACCTCCTAGAACAGGTCCTTTCGTGCTTGTTTAAACTGCAGTGCTGCATCCATGCCATCAACGGTAGCTTCAATAAATTCATGGCCATCAATTCCTACTCTGATCGGCCTTGCTGCCAATCGCTCGATAGCAGATATCAGTCCAGTTAGATTCATATTGGAATTGGAAGTATTATTACCAGGGAGTGGTACTCTTTTGAATGGATCCATGACTTGGCTGCTAGAACTTGCATACGCCATTCTAGAGGTCCCTAATGCTTGCTCAGGTGTAGATGACAGAACCATGTTTTTAGAAAGGATGTCTAACTCTCTGTAAACAGACTTTGCATTTTCCTTTATCCCCACTGCTATCCCTTCCGGAATGAAACGACCGACATCGTCACGCATTAACCTAGAAGGTGAATGGATCCTTAAAGCGCTTTTCATCGTGCTGGCGACTTGGTTGGCTATAGTTCTAGCAGTGGATAGCACTTGCCCTCTACCAGCCAATAACCCTTGATTTAAGCCCGCCATGGAATTTCTACCAATAGAATGAAATTGGGATGGGGTATTATTAAAAGGGCTTAACATGTCTCTAGCCAATCCTCTCACGACATCTTTTTGACGGTTGGAACCATCCCTTAATCGATCCAACATGTTTTTCATACCTGTCTGAGTGACTACTTTCAAATTATCAAAAGACTTCTCTATGTCTTTTACTGAATTATGATGATTTTTAGTAATAGATTTAAAGCTTAATTCAGAATCAGTTTGGATTGATTTGAATAATTTTTGAATGGCTTGAGTTACTTGGGAAGTACCATCATTAATCCCTAATGCAAGACCGGCGGTTATATCGTTACCAATTCGTTTAAATACCCTGGATGGGCTACGAGTTTCTGCTTGCTTCCTTGCAGCCTCTTCAGTAGCTTTGGCCATATTCGCAGCTGCTTTCTCGGCTTCTGGCGTTCCGGCCACCACCCCTCCACTAAACCCTGTAGCAACATCTTTTCCAATTGAAGCAAAATCGGATTTTTTAACCTGATCTTTCATAGATACTGACATGTCATCAACATAGCCGGTAACTAAAGCTATAGATTCGTCGAACCCATCTCCAAGAGTTGTCTTTAAGGCGTCTGTCGCTGTAACTGCTCCGCCTTCTACTGCGTCCGCGAAATTTTTTAACTCATCTTCACCCGCTTGGGCTAACACTGCCAGTTCTGCTGCAGAATCAATCCCCATACTTTCGATATAAGGAATAAAACTATCGTAACCATTCTCACCAGCCCACTTCATCAGTTTAGCCTGGTTTTGACTCCATTCTTCTACTGCTTTTTGATTATGGAGCATCGTCTCAGTCATACTTTTCATCGTGTGATCGGTTTTGGTTTCGATCTTATCAAACGCATCAGTCGCAGCATCTTTTAAACTTTCATATGAATCTTTCATACTATCGAAAGCTGCTTTGTTTGCTCCTTCAAGAGCTTCATAAGAAAATTGCTGTCTGATATTTCCTTCTTCAATAGCAGCGGCCATTCCATCAGCTGCTTCTGACACAAGAATTTCGGTTTCTTTGTGTTGCTCACCTAATTTTGCGTTTGTTTCTTTTAGCGCTGCTTCTTTTTCATCTAAGCTCGCGAATGCTTTTTCTGCGTCACCCGCACTCACAGCATTTTCTTTAACTTTTTCACTCCATTCAGCCCTAAGTGCATTGATTTCTTCAAGTTTGGCATCTACTTCATTTTGCTCTTTGGAGATTTCCACTTGCCTTTCCCGGGCAGAAATTAACTTTTCTTCTTCTTTCATCAAATCCACTCGCGCGCTCAATTCTTCGGAAGACATACTTAAAGCGTTGGCTTCTTCATCAAAAGAAAGATTTAAATCCTTTACATTACCATTCATCTCTTCAATATAGGCGCTTAACAAT is part of the Sutcliffiella sp. FSL R7-0096 genome and harbors:
- a CDS encoding phage holin family protein, with the protein product MWINIESLQIVQAYLFGGVKFLDFLALLMLIDIITGIFKAIKLKRLRSRNALFGYARKMLVFGVIIVANVIDNILGLNGAVAYATVLFYLANEILSIIENLAQVGVRVPKVISEKLHVIQEEEKKEEI
- a CDS encoding phage tail spike protein: MLHHQTDEILCTLENKINAPAFFDDIHIDNIKNFETYDFTILATTPNAAHATRRNRVIIPDDDGHYREFIILDTIQLNKKKQVKTVASYIELKKSKRISPIVLEGQTVNMSMDWTLAGTGWQRGITEYAGIRKVTIEGYQDPYQTLKQLASLYGLELRFRIVVDGSRIVGRYVDMIKKRGEDTKKETRIGKDLIGVERIENADIVTALRVLGPEQEDGDRLIVEVKNEEARKRWSRDGNHLWEDYEPSISDDNVTTARLKELGEAQLDKRINTTVQYTAEAVAMEEVFGYTHEKVRLGDTNRIIDTSYVPPLYLEARVIEIQRSIAAGKVKRKYVLGDFIEYNEEDLMKTFLQLQILYGQKVIRRDTPPPNPRQGMVWVDTSGELDVIFTWNHYAQKWEKATPTFAEEVGAYDKETVDQKDRSVYDDSTWYTDIVVESAKEELITEARGYTRAEIEAAEQAILEDLNNRIGDVNSEISRVQGIADDLLLRANQLELDLLVNGNRIVNVEQNVDTINGRISTTINELSVLNGVVTEQQITIEQQAGILSGKANKDTVDTLTGRVTTTEGSIELLAGQVSFKANASDVYTKSEVNVELGKKIDTNVYNNKMSQLDVALSGVTTRVSNTETEINSLTGELNSAKSQIANLDIKANEIVASVSEVRADLNNLEIGGRNLLRNTNQQFDWNVTSLGQSHPKSSHGMSLSESTIKEMKGRFVTLSFLVKTTDLAYGTSNPWLGVEMGIRFADNSIMYISLGQRVVQAGTSDWKKYVRTVLIQDKEISNIASYTVLMRDATGNVSLKEVKLEFGNKATDWTPAPEDIDARLTSAEASLQILPGQINAKASQQEVNSLTGRMSTAETTLALLPGELNARVEKNGVVAAINLSTEGTRILSSRIHIDGNVTFSNNYDPSTKETPTGAQSKANSARDEAIVYTNQNTGNLVDNPTAGKGIGRWNASGLSVVNHSFDGLSVPVLQSSVSTDTQNYSGYFDIDTSKAYEVSLWIKKSANAGRIYFGLTGLDENSINVGFDQINVSNGSVTANNTNFYFYSAPEVPTDWVQLVGYIMPSGTLGTDVIGVGNGVGQIARFRPNIRRIRIRFLNWSNAGTVRQVWVANPKVQEVDPLSVIKASRSARLVDNWVWGNTTEINGGRIRTNTVTANQISVTSLSALSANLGTVTAGNISGVNISTVGSQGSISLSADRVESTNANRIARLSNGEGLFSSSSLVTMVTDSNGIQLRSEENGLPWSSLQFSRINANTHDATLYASRDIVLSGGRDINLTPGVGRGINVQGNLNINRLRGLIDPVKFFLGIGDAQIDMTGGDLRIMRDNNNYIRINNGSIQFYVDGVSVHTMRRTT
- a CDS encoding distal tail protein Dit, with product MSFYYDNITKSYIRALRGVERPSWAPIEHEIIEVPGSAGGIAVEKKRKVRILYVPVEVRGIGALNLQKVKEDLAKWLIKDGPRNLVFPDEPDRVYYAELTGELNLEEVLDKGKGLLTFICADPFKYGPQLTFTKSASTSGTFTLIMTNPGTVEAYPEFKFLVKKPITHLDIIGPDKYMRIGRPVTVEETIVNPTETILSDTMRTLIGWTNAHNVDGGVISGSFQATENGFRVSNFGTGEAWHGPALQKSVSQPLQDFQVVMQCTFYSPSNDGVGRIELYLLDENGNAFGKLAFKDIHRYEYKQQAEARVGPLFGGTFIIAGQPADPKMFDFFTGILRLKRVKGKWEAYVANISNQHVGEMQGSILDESVSANLAGIKIHAAVSGQNTPAYMTVNHIWVEKVNDLSGAVVPNIAQPGDEIVMDFKKDLILINGEDMKKLKGDFISSFFPIKPGDTALVISPGDAVDVEAKVRGPYH
- a CDS encoding tape measure protein: MADGRIKIDIEVDGKQVSVASKELDKLEKTSLDSSKGVKAAEKAMDNISDSSVEASKSVKGVSNSLDQVSSEASEAANDLNKAKNETKGIADESDKASDRTKKFAVAIGLIAIASAAFGVLKSSMDDAISRFDTLNKFPKVLQALGVSAKDSERAMSRLSEGIDGLPTKLDEIALIAQRMYTSFNDMDLATESALALNNALLGSGSSAVDAKRGTDQYIKALQTGKMDMNMWTTLQETMSVGLVKIAEGFGMTETEMYQALQSGTISMDQFNAKLIEVGTGTGIMAKLAKDNSLGIATSLGNLRNAAARGVAGMIDSFNKLSRDATGKEIAENIDGLKVIVNQSFKVIQKTIEGTTPYVKGFTSAVQSTLPVVKFLSPALIGLASAYAMHKVIHLTTAAIKANTTAVAVGTTVKKLYILAITESSTGYLVNAASAKVATVATKARSAVLVTATTVELLFTRQITLANVALYAKAVAVGVVGKALKVLMGPVGWVTLGIGALVGAAVGLIKWLNRSSEEAKRLNAEAEDLSSSIDSLNDELDSSNEAFRKNQNELKATAEENVNLAKKVEDLAAKENKSAAEKQLLSAYIEEMNGNVKDLNLSFDEEANALSMSSEELSARVDLMKEEEKLISARERQVEISKEQNEVDAKLEEINALRAEWSEKVKENAVSAGDAEKAFASLDEKEAALKETNAKLGEQHKETEILVSEAADGMAAAIEEGNIRQQFSYEALEGANKAAFDSMKDSYESLKDAATDAFDKIETKTDHTMKSMTETMLHNQKAVEEWSQNQAKLMKWAGENGYDSFIPYIESMGIDSAAELAVLAQAGEDELKNFADAVEGGAVTATDALKTTLGDGFDESIALVTGYVDDMSVSMKDQVKKSDFASIGKDVATGFSGGVVAGTPEAEKAAANMAKATEEAARKQAETRSPSRVFKRIGNDITAGLALGINDGTSQVTQAIQKLFKSIQTDSELSFKSITKNHHNSVKDIEKSFDNLKVVTQTGMKNMLDRLRDGSNRQKDVVRGLARDMLSPFNNTPSQFHSIGRNSMAGLNQGLLAGRGQVLSTARTIANQVASTMKSALRIHSPSRLMRDDVGRFIPEGIAVGIKENAKSVYRELDILSKNMVLSSTPEQALGTSRMAYASSSSQVMDPFKRVPLPGNNTSNSNMNLTGLISAIERLAARPIRVGIDGHEFIEATVDGMDAALQFKQARKDLF